One Candidatus Methylomirabilota bacterium genomic window, ACTTGTCCTCGCGCGGAAGCACGGTGAAGAGCACCTCGCGCGTCGGGTTGGTGAGCCCGAAGTTGAGGGCGCGGCGGAGGACGAAGAAGACGACGAGCACGGGGAGCACGGGCACGGCGCCGAGCGCGGCAAACCCCGCGACGCTGACCGCCGGCAGGATCGCCAGGGTCGGCGCGACGCCGATCGCGCGCAGCAGCCGCCCGGTGACGAAGACTTGTAAGAATACCGTGAGCGACTGGACGGCGAGGTCCATCCGCGCCAGGAAGGCCGTGCGGGCGGCGCGGTCCTGGAACGCCTTCCCGGCGAGATCCGCCTGGTGGAAGTAGAGCGACGTCGATCCGATCGTGAAGAGGAGCATGAAGCCGCAGATGCCGATCAGGTAGGGCGAGCGCAGCACGTGGGTCACGTTGGCCCAGGCGCTGCCGCCGATCGGCCGCTCCTCCTCGGCCCGCTGCTCGCGGGCCGGGTCCTCGGACTCGCGGAAGGTGGCCGGGAAGTGGCGCACGCACTGGACCGCGACCTCGAGCAGCGCGACGGCCACCAGGAGGAGCGCCAGGCGGCCGACGCGCTCGGCGAGCGCCGCCGTCACCGCCGAGCCCACGATCGCCCCGACGGTGCCCCCGACGCCGATGAACGCGAAGAGCCGCTTGCCTTGATCGGACCGGAAGCGGTCGGCCATGAACGACCAGAAGATGGCGGTGATGAACAGGTTGAAGACGCTCGACGTGACGAAGAAGGCCCGCCCGATCCAGAGGTCGTACTGCGGCCACACCTGGAAGAGGAGGAAGAAGCCGATCACCAGCGCCATGATGACGCGGTAGGCGATGGCGATGAAGCGCTTCACCGGGAACCTGACGACGAGCGACGAGTACAGCGGGTTGGCGACGAGCGTCGCCGCCATCGTCCCCGTGTAGAGCCACGGCAGGTTCGACACCCCGCCCGCGACGCCCATCTCGTCGCGGATCGGGCGCAGGATGAACCAACTGCAGAGGGCGAAGAAGAAGTACGCGCAGGCCATCAGCGTCGCGCGTACCTCCTCGGGCCGGACGTCGACGACGCGGCGGAGGATCACGGCATCATCACAGCGTGTCGAGGTGAGCCGCCATGCGCCCCCGGGCGGCGGTGTCCGGCAGGGCGCCGGCGCCCGCTCTCATGTTGTCGGTGAGGTGGTCGGGCTTGCTCGTGGCCGGGATCACGCAGGTGACCGCCGGGTGGGCCAGGACCCACTTGAGGAAGAACTGGCCCCAGCTCGCGCAGTCGAAATCCGCGGCCCAGGGCGGGAGCTGGTGTCCCCGCACCCGCTGGAACAGCGCGCCCTCGGCGTAGGGACGGTTCACGAGCACGGCGATGCCGCGGTCGCGGGCCAGGGGCAGGAGCCGGCGCTCGGCCTCGCGCTCGGCCAGGGAGTAGTTGAGCTGCACGAAGTCGAGCGGCTCGCTGCGCATCACCCGCTCGAGCTCGCCGTGCGCGCTCGCCATAGAGTGAGTAACGCCGAGATAGCGGATGCGACCGGCCGCCTTCCAGTCGCGGAGCGTGCGGAGGTGGGTTGGCCAGTCCACCAGGTTGTGGATCTGCATCAGGTCGAGGCGCGCGACGCGGAGGCGCCGGAGCGAG contains:
- a CDS encoding MFS transporter encodes the protein MILRRVVDVRPEEVRATLMACAYFFFALCSWFILRPIRDEMGVAGGVSNLPWLYTGTMAATLVANPLYSSLVVRFPVKRFIAIAYRVIMALVIGFFLLFQVWPQYDLWIGRAFFVTSSVFNLFITAIFWSFMADRFRSDQGKRLFAFIGVGGTVGAIVGSAVTAALAERVGRLALLLVAVALLEVAVQCVRHFPATFRESEDPAREQRAEEERPIGGSAWANVTHVLRSPYLIGICGFMLLFTIGSTSLYFHQADLAGKAFQDRAARTAFLARMDLAVQSLTVFLQVFVTGRLLRAIGVAPTLAILPAVSVAGFAALGAVPVLPVLVVFFVLRRALNFGLTNPTREVLFTVLPREDKYKAKSFIDTFVYRGGDQIGAWSYALLLGLGFSQSVIAWTVVPLSAAWLALALWLGRRQAALAGREPQAGSLPGAPLPARV
- a CDS encoding aldo/keto reductase, producing MTHERHEAGRLSRRAALALMATAAARAAGPGTGAARAAQAMLTRPVPSSGELLPAVGLGTWRTFAVGAASADREPLREVLRRFVGLGGRVVDSSPMYGAAETVVGDLAAELGLLATLFVATKVWTTGREAGRGQMERSLRRLRVARLDLMQIHNLVDWPTHLRTLRDWKAAGRIRYLGVTHSMASAHGELERVMRSEPLDFVQLNYSLAEREAERRLLPLARDRGIAVLVNRPYAEGALFQRVRGHQLPPWAADFDCASWGQFFLKWVLAHPAVTCVIPATSKPDHLTDNMRAGAGALPDTAARGRMAAHLDTL